The genomic window CGAAGAAGCCGGAACCCAAGCCCGAGCCGCCCAAGCCGCCGAAAAAGCAAGAGCCAAAGAAGCCGGAGAAGCCCAAGGAGCGGCTGAACGCTTCCAAGCTCGAGAACCTGATCGACAAGCGGCTGGAAAAGGCGGACCGCAAGCCGCTGAACGTCTCCAAGCTGGCGGAAACGCTGGAGAAGGATATCTCCAAGAACGCCAAGCTTGACCCGCGCGCCGCCGCGACCATCCAGCAATTGATGGACGCGCAGGTCTCCCGCTGCTTCAATCCGCCCACCGGTGGACGCGACGTGATGGACATGACCGTGAGCGTGCGCCTGCGGCTCGATCCGCAGGGGCGGATTCTGGATCAGCCCGTCATTGTCGGCCAGACCGGCGTGACCGCAGGCAACCAGGCCTATGCCCAGGCTCTGGCCAGCGCGGCGCGACGGGCTATTCTGCGTTGTGCGCCCTATTCGCTGCCTGCCGAGCTGGCCCCCATCTGGGCCGGTCAGGAAATGGAACTGGTTTTCGATCCGTCGCGCCTCATGTAACGCGCCCGATTGTGAAAGGTTGAGCCGTGAAACGTTTGCTTCTTGCAGCCTTTGCCGCGCTTCTTGCTACTGCTTCTCCCGCCCATGCCGTTATCCGGATCGACGTGACCGGCGGCGTGGTGCAGCCGGTGCCGGTGGCGGTGCCCGCCTTCCCGGCGACGACCGACACGGCAACGCCGGCCGGTTCGGCCAGCCAGTTGGGGCAAGAGATTTCCAAAGGTGATCTCGGCGGACCTGGACCGCTCCGGCCTGTTCCGCCCCATCGATCCGCGCGCCTTCACCACCCAGGTGACGCCGGCCGATGCCACCAGCCCGCAGTTTGCCGCCTGGCGCACCGTGGCGGCACAGGCGCTGGTGACGGGCTACGTGCAGCCCAACCCGGACGGCTCGCTGCTCGTTGCCTGCTACGTCTATGACGTGTTCGGCGAGGAGGAGATGGGCCGCACCGGCTTTACCGCCCGCAACCCGCGGGACTGGCGGCGCACCGCCCACAAGTGCGCCGACTTCGTGTATGAGAAGGTGACGGGCGAGAAGGGCTACTTCGACAGCCGCATCGTCTACGTGAGCGAGAGCGGCCCCAAGACCAACCGCATCAAGCGGCTGGCGATCATGGACCAGGACGGCGCCAACCACCGCTTCCTCACCTCGGGCCAGAGCATGGCGCTGACGCCGCGCTTCTCGCCCTCGCAGCAGCAGATCGCCTACCTGTCCTACTACCAGAACAAGCCGCGCGTATTCCTTTATGACGTGCAGAGCGGCCGGCAGGAAGTGATCGGCGACTTCCCCGGCATGAGCTTCGCGCCGCGCTTCGCGCCGGATGGCAACTCGGTGCTGGTCAGCCTCAGCCGGGGCGGCAACACGGACATCTACCTGATGGACCTGCGGACCCGCCGGCTGCGCCAGCTCACCCATTCGCCATCGATCGATACCGCGCCGAGCTTCTCGCCGGATGGGACGCAGATCGTGTTCAGATCGGACCGGGGCGGTTCGCAGCAGCTCTATGTGATGAACGCGGACGGCACGAACGCGCACCGGATTTCGTTTGATACCCGCAACAAGCGATCCCGCTACGCCACGCCCGTGTGGTCGCCGCGCGGCGACTACATCGCCTTCACCAAGATGGACGAGGGCAAGTTCCGCATCGGCGTGATGAAGCCGGACGGCTCGGGCGAGCGCGTGCTGACCGACGCCTGGCAGGATGAGGGACCGACCTGGTCGCCCAACGGCCGGGTGATCGTGTTCTTCCGCACGGAGAAGTACGGCCGGGGCGGCACGGGCGGCGGCAGCAAGCTGTGGTCGGTGGACCTGACCGGCCAGAACGAACGGCCGGTGCCAACCCCGCTGGATGGCTCGGACCCGGCGTGGTCTCCCCTGTTACCGTAGGTTTTAGGTCGCAGTTGGGCAAAATTGTTCCGCTTTGCCAATGCAGTAGCTTGACGGTTATTTTCGCTATTCTATAACCGCTACCGTGGCGACCGGTACGTAATGGCTGGTCGCGCCACTGGTTGCCGTAAGGAAGAAATCATGCAGAAATTCAAGTTGATCGCTGTTGTTGGCGGGCTTGCTCTGATGGGCGCCTGCGCCAAGAAGGAAGAGCAGCTGCCGCCGGCTCCGCCGCCGGCCCCGGCCGCTCCGGCTCCGGCCCCGGCTCCGGCCCCGGCTCCCGTGACGCCGTCGGTTGTCCCCGGCAGCGTTCAGGACTTCGTGAACACCGCTGGTTCCGACCGCGTGTTCTTCGCCTATGACAGCTATGCGCTGGACGATGCCGCCCGCGCGACCCTGTCGAAGCAGGCCGAGTGGCTGAAGAAGTACCCGAACGTGAAGGTGACCGTCGAAGGTCACGCCGACGAGCGCGGTACCCGTGAATACAACCTGGCTCTGGGCGATCGCCGCGCCAACGCCGTCCGCAACTTCCTGGTTGCTCAGGGCGTCGAGGCCGGCCGCGTCACCACCATCTCCTATGGCAAGGAGCGTCCGGAAGTTCTGGGCTCGGATGAAGAATCCTACGCCAAGAATCGCCGTGGCGTGACCGTGCTGCAGGGCGCTGCCAGCTAAACCCTGGCATCTTCGCCAAACCGCTGAACGCTCCGGTGCGTCCCCGCGCCGGAGCGTTTGGTTTTTCAGGCCAAGCCGCGCATCCGGCGGCCCATGCCACGCAATGCTGGCATAATCTGGTGCCAGGCAGTAACTAATCAGCCAAATGTGAAGTGCCGTGAGCAGACCCGCCGAGAGGAGGCTTGTCCCGATGCTGAAGTGCCGTCAGGTGTCCGTTGCGCTCATCCTAGCCGTGCTGTCCATGCCCCTGGTCCAGGGGCCGGCCCAGGCCCAGTCGGCGGAGGATGTGGGCAAGCGCATCGACAAGCTGGAAGCGGAAATGCGGGCGGTGCAGCGTCAGGTGTTTCCGGGCGGGGCTTCGAAGTATTTCGAGCCCGAGTTCTCCGGAGCGCAAGGCGGCGCAGGCGCACCGGCCGCCCCGGCGCAGGATACTGCGCGCAGCGATCTTCTGGCGGACATGCAGGCGCGCCTGACCCAGCTTGAGGAGCAGTTGGCCAACCTCACCGGCCAGGTGGAGGAAGCCAATTTCCGCGCCCGCCGGGCCGAGGACACGTTGACTAAGCTGCGCGAGGACATGGAATATCGCCTGACCGTGCTGGAGGGCGGCGATCCCATGGCTGCCGGCGCAGGAGCGGCAGCCGGCGGCGCTGCCGGCGCGGGCACGGCTGGCGTGCGGACGCCGGCGCCCGGCGCCCAGGCCCAGACCCCGGCTCCGGCAACTGAGCCGGGCGAGCCCCAGCCGTTCCCGCCGCCGGGCTTCGATCCGAAGAGCGGGGAGACCAGCGCCAACGCGACCGATCCGAATGCGAATGCGGCTGCCGCCGCCGGCCTGACGCCGGAGGAGCAGTACAAGGCGGCCTACGCCTTCGTGAACCAGAACGACTACCCGCGCGCCGAGGCGGCGCTGAAGACCTTCATCGACAGGAACCCCAAGTCCGCCCGCACGCCCGATGCCATGTACTGGCTGGGCCGGGTGTATCTGGTCCGCAAGAGCTATGCCCAGGCCGCCAAGGCCTTCCTTGATACCTACCAGCAGTTTCCCAAGGCCAACCGCGCGCCCGACAGCCTGGTGGGGCTGGGCGACGCGCTGATGGGCCTGGGCAAGCCGGAGGAGGCCTGCCAGGCCTATAACGAGCTGGAGGCGGTCTACCCGTCCAAGATCACCGGCTCGCTGAAGGCCCGCCTGGGCGAGGGCCGGTCCAAGGCCAAGTGTGGGTGAGCTGCCAGGGGTGGATGAACCAGAAGCCGTCCTGACGCCCGAGGCCGTGCGCGCCGCTCTTCTCAGCGCGGCGGCGTGGGCCGGGCTGGACGGTCTTGGCGAAGGCGCGCAGCGGCTGGCGGTTGCCGTCTCCGGCGGGGCGGACAGCCTGGCGCTCACGCTGCTGGTGGCGGAAAGCCTGCCGGGGCGGATCATCGGGCTCACCGTTGACCATGGCCTGCGCGCCGAATCGGGAGCGGAGGCGGCGCAGGTGGGCCAGTGGCTGGCCACACGTGGCATTCCTCATACGACGCTTTTGTGGGAAGGGGAAAAACCCGCCGCCAACATTCAGGCGGAAGCGCGGGCCGCCCGCTACCGTCTGCTGGATGAGTGGTGCGCGGGTCATGGCGTTCCTGCCGTGCTGACGGCCCACCACCGGGACGATGTGGCCGAAACCTTCCTCATGCGCTTGGCGCGCGGCAGCGGTCTTGCCGGGCTTGCCGCCATCCAGCCCGCGCGCCGCTTGGCCGGCGGCACCTGGCTGCTGCGCCCGCTCCTGGACGCCACCAAGGCGCAGCTGCGCGCCGCGCTGGAGATGCGGGGCCAGCCGTGGATCGAGGACCCCAGCAACGAGAACGAGCGGTTCGACCGCGTGCGGGTGCGGCGCTGGTTGGTGGAACAGCCGGACGGGGAGGCGATGACAAGGCGCATTGCTGCGTCAGCCCGGCATCTGGCTGCGGCCAATGACGCCATCGCCTGGGTGGTGGAGCGGCACCTGACCGCCTATGTTGAGGTGTGCGAGACAGGCGGCCTCAGCATCGCTGATCGGCAAGCCTTTCTTAATGTCCCCGATGAGATCCTGCGGCGTGCTCTGATGGACTGTATCGCCAAGGTTGGAGTTGCCCGTACCACCCCGCGCGGGGAGGAACTGGACCGGCTGATCGAGGGGTTGAAGCGCGGCGAGAGCGCAACGCTGGGCGGCGCGCTGGTGCGTGTGACGGGACGCGGTTTGATGCTTACGCCGGAAGCGCGCAGGCGCTGACCGGCCGTCCCTGTGTATCCAACGCGGCGGAGCGGCGCGGCCGACGGTCGAATGCTGCATTCCGGTAGTTGTTTCGCCGCACAGAGAACTTATCTTAGCCAAAGGCGGCGAAGAGTCGTGCCGCATGAAGCGTAGGAAGAATTATGCCTGATAAACGTGGGCCAAGCACCCTGGGCCGGAGCATCGCGCTCTGGGCGATCATCATCGTCGTCCTGGTGCTGATGTTCAACATGTTCTCCCCGCAGCAGCAGACGGGCGCAGCCTCGCAGCTGGCCTATTCCGACTTCCTGGCGCAGGTGGAGGAAGGGCATGTGCGGGAGGCCCAGATCCGGGGGCCTGAAATCACCGGCACCCTGAGCGACGGTCAGGCGTTCCGCACCTATGCGCCGGACGATCCCAACCTGGTGGATCGGCTGGCTTCCAAGGGCGTGACCTTCAAGGCCGCGCCGGAGGAAAGCCGGAGCCTCCTGATGCAGCTGCTGTTCAACATGCTGCCGTTCCTCCTGGTGCTGGGCATCTGGATCTTCGTCATGCGCCAGATGCAGAACGGCGCCGGTC from Pedomonas mirosovicensis includes these protein-coding regions:
- the tilS gene encoding tRNA lysidine(34) synthetase TilS — its product is MDEPEAVLTPEAVRAALLSAAAWAGLDGLGEGAQRLAVAVSGGADSLALTLLVAESLPGRIIGLTVDHGLRAESGAEAAQVGQWLATRGIPHTTLLWEGEKPAANIQAEARAARYRLLDEWCAGHGVPAVLTAHHRDDVAETFLMRLARGSGLAGLAAIQPARRLAGGTWLLRPLLDATKAQLRAALEMRGQPWIEDPSNENERFDRVRVRRWLVEQPDGEAMTRRIAASARHLAAANDAIAWVVERHLTAYVEVCETGGLSIADRQAFLNVPDEILRRALMDCIAKVGVARTTPRGEELDRLIEGLKRGESATLGGALVRVTGRGLMLTPEARRR
- the ybgF gene encoding tol-pal system protein YbgF, giving the protein MLKCRQVSVALILAVLSMPLVQGPAQAQSAEDVGKRIDKLEAEMRAVQRQVFPGGASKYFEPEFSGAQGGAGAPAAPAQDTARSDLLADMQARLTQLEEQLANLTGQVEEANFRARRAEDTLTKLREDMEYRLTVLEGGDPMAAGAGAAAGGAAGAGTAGVRTPAPGAQAQTPAPATEPGEPQPFPPPGFDPKSGETSANATDPNANAAAAAGLTPEEQYKAAYAFVNQNDYPRAEAALKTFIDRNPKSARTPDAMYWLGRVYLVRKSYAQAAKAFLDTYQQFPKANRAPDSLVGLGDALMGLGKPEEACQAYNELEAVYPSKITGSLKARLGEGRSKAKCG
- the pal gene encoding peptidoglycan-associated lipoprotein Pal, whose translation is MQKFKLIAVVGGLALMGACAKKEEQLPPAPPPAPAAPAPAPAPAPAPVTPSVVPGSVQDFVNTAGSDRVFFAYDSYALDDAARATLSKQAEWLKKYPNVKVTVEGHADERGTREYNLALGDRRANAVRNFLVAQGVEAGRVTTISYGKERPEVLGSDEESYAKNRRGVTVLQGAAS